TCTACTTTATCGTGATTTCTTCTAAACTTAAGATAAACTTCTGAGTTAGGAAATAGAAATGACTTTATAGAATATAATGGTGGCTCATTCTTAGATAAAATCTCCCCTACAGTTAGTAGTTCATCTTGTTCTATCTGCTCTAAAGGCAGAAAAGTTTCGGTGTCATCTTGTTTGACTGGACAATATATTTGATAGTCATCAGTTAACTCTTTTAAAACTTCCAAAAGCTTAGGAACACTATGACATTTAACCACTGTATTCATTATTTCTCCTCCTTTTCGAAGGGGTCTGGGTCATCTGCCTTTGCAAACGATAAAGGTGCAGGCTGCTCATCAACACCTGGCAAATAACTACCATAAAACTTATTAAGCTCTTTTATAAGCTTTTGGTTTAGAAGATGAAGAGGAATATTTTCTGGACACACCCTAGAGCACTGACCACATCCTACACACCTATCTGAGATATGAAATGCTCTAATAACATGGTAAAACTGATGCTGAGCTAACTGGCTTGTATCGCTATCTAAATAGCTAGGGTTTTCTCTATCAAACAGACATACCCTGCAAGTGCAAACCGGACAAGCATTACGGCAGCTATAGCAACGCTTACATCTGTTTAATTGCTTTTTCCAGTACTCAAACCTTTGTTCTTCATCCATTTTTTCGATTTGCCCTATTTCCGCAAAACATTCATCAGTAGTCAATTCCTTATTAGTCATTTTGCCGGGCTCGCCTAATATGATATCTACCTCTTCTTTGTGCGGTGTGCTAAATTCACAAGCTAAACAATAAGGCGATAACACATCTTCATAAGGTACTTCTACATTTTCTTTTGAGCTTGAAATTGCTAACTTATCTTCTTTTAGATCTAAGGTGGTTTCGAATAGGGTTGCATCTATTTTCTTTTTGAGCTTGCTTTTTTCTAGTACTCCGCGACATTCAACGCCGATTAAATATAGGTCATCCCTATCTACCCTGCTTTCGTCTAGCATAATTTTTAGCCCACGGTAATCGCATCCTTTTAATACCAAGGCAACTTTTTTTCCACGATACATATCGTCAAGCAGATATTTAGATAACGAGCTATAACTAAAAATGTCAAAAATAAGGTTCTCTACATCTTCTTTTTTCTTGGCAGCAAAGGGGACCGATTGATAAGGTTGCTCACCCTTTGCATACCCTAACACTACATCTACTTTTTTAGACTCAAGAAGAT
This genomic interval from Proteinivorax tanatarense contains the following:
- a CDS encoding 4Fe-4S dicluster domain-containing protein — translated: MRNITNELREIAEDLLESKKVDVVLGYAKGEQPYQSVPFAAKKKEDVENLIFDIFSYSSLSKYLLDDMYRGKKVALVLKGCDYRGLKIMLDESRVDRDDLYLIGVECRGVLEKSKLKKKIDATLFETTLDLKEDKLAISSSKENVEVPYEDVLSPYCLACEFSTPHKEEVDIILGEPGKMTNKELTTDECFAEIGQIEKMDEEQRFEYWKKQLNRCKRCYSCRNACPVCTCRVCLFDRENPSYLDSDTSQLAQHQFYHVIRAFHISDRCVGCGQCSRVCPENIPLHLLNQKLIKELNKFYGSYLPGVDEQPAPLSFAKADDPDPFEKEEK